One Bradyrhizobium zhanjiangense DNA segment encodes these proteins:
- a CDS encoding N-acyl homoserine lactonase family protein: MGNVYEIYALRYATMSPRTPHMNFLVPDPHDSAAQDLDYFVWLIRGHGRDILVDTGFNAEEASARARKLTLNPVDALERFGVAAAAIRDVIVTHLHYDHAGNLDRFPHARFHLQEREMAYATGRCMCNGLLRHPFSVEHVTQMVRHVYGERVTFCSGDGEVAPGVTVHRVGGHSDGLQVVRVETARGPVVLASDAAHYYANLQRKSPFPIVYNVGDMAQGWETIERLAGHPDRFIPGHDPIVTEIYPRASDKVDAWALHLPPLRSFAK; encoded by the coding sequence ATGGGAAACGTCTATGAGATCTACGCACTGCGCTATGCGACGATGTCGCCGCGCACCCCCCACATGAACTTCCTCGTGCCCGACCCGCATGACAGCGCGGCGCAGGACCTCGACTATTTCGTCTGGCTGATCCGAGGGCACGGTCGCGACATCCTGGTCGACACCGGCTTCAACGCCGAGGAGGCGAGCGCGCGGGCGCGCAAGCTGACGCTCAATCCGGTCGACGCGCTGGAGCGCTTCGGCGTCGCCGCGGCCGCGATTCGCGACGTCATCGTGACGCATCTGCATTACGACCACGCCGGCAATCTCGATCGCTTCCCGCATGCGCGCTTCCATCTCCAGGAGCGCGAGATGGCCTACGCGACCGGCCGCTGCATGTGCAACGGCCTCTTGCGCCATCCGTTCTCGGTCGAGCACGTCACGCAGATGGTGCGCCATGTCTATGGCGAGCGCGTCACCTTCTGTTCCGGCGATGGCGAGGTCGCGCCCGGCGTCACCGTGCACCGCGTCGGCGGCCATTCCGACGGCTTGCAGGTGGTGAGGGTCGAGACCGCGCGCGGACCGGTGGTGCTGGCGTCCGATGCCGCGCATTACTACGCCAATCTCCAGCGCAAGAGCCCGTTCCCGATCGTCTACAATGTCGGCGATATGGCGCAAGGCTGGGAGACCATCGAGCGCCTCGCCGGTCACCCTGATCGATTCATTCCCGGCCATGATCCGATCGTGACGGAAATCTATCCCCGCGCCAGCGACAAGGTCGATGCGTGGGCGCTGCACCTGCCGCCGTTGAGATCGTTTGCGAAATAG